The following proteins are co-located in the Gavia stellata isolate bGavSte3 chromosome 18, bGavSte3.hap2, whole genome shotgun sequence genome:
- the NT5M gene encoding 5'(3')-deoxyribonucleotidase, mitochondrial gives MILLSSFLHLRPRRCGPFAGLCRGAGPAAGSRRALRVLVDMDGVLADFEGGFLKKFRARYPDKPYIALEDRRGFWVSEQYGRLGPELSEKAISIWESKNFFIELDPLPGAVEAVKQMANLADTDVFICTSPIKKYRYCPYEKYAWVEKHFGPEFLEQIVLTRDKTVVSADLLIDDRPDITGAELNPSWEHVLFTACHNKHLQLKPPSRRLQSWTDDWKAILDSKRLPPGRAT, from the exons ATGATTTTGCTCAGCAGCTTCTTGCACCTGCGGCCTCGGCGCTGCGGCCCCTTCGCAGGGCTGTGCAGGGGGGCCGGCCCCGCAGCGGGGTCCCGCAGGGCTCTGCGGGTGCTGGTGGACATGGACGGGGTGCTGGCCGACTTCGAGGGAGGCTTCCTCAAGAAGTTCAGGGCCAGGTACCCCGACAAGCCCTACATTGCCCTGGAGGACCGGAGGGGCTTCTGGGTGTCGGAGCAATACGGGCGCCTGGGACCTGAGCTGAGT GAGAAAGCCATCAGCATCTGGGAATCCAAGAACTTCTTCATTGAGCTGGACCCGCTCCCCGGGGCTGTGGAAGCTGTGAAGCAAATGGCAAATTTGGCAGA CACCGACGTGTTCATCTGCACAAGCCCAATCAAGAAGTACCGGTACTGCCCTTACGAGAAG TACGCCTGGGTGGAGAAGCACTTCGGCCCCGAGTTTCTTGAGCAGATCGTTTTGACGCGAGATAAGACAGTGGTTTCTGCTGACCTGCTTATAGACGACAGACCTGATATAACAG GGGCCGAGCTGAACCCCAGCTGGGAGCACGTGCTCTTCACGGCCTGCCACAACAAGCACCTGCAGCTGAAGCCCCCCAGCCGCAGGCTACAGTCCTGGACCGACGACTGGAAGGCCATTCTGGACAGCAAACGCTTGCCACCTGGCAGGGCCACCTAA